A DNA window from Mastomys coucha isolate ucsf_1 unplaced genomic scaffold, UCSF_Mcou_1 pScaffold21, whole genome shotgun sequence contains the following coding sequences:
- the LOC116100822 gene encoding olfactory receptor 483 produces the protein MAFLLDGNHTAVTEFILLGLTDDPVLKVILFTIILCIYLVTVSGNLSTILLIRVSSQLHHPMYFFLSHLGSVDIGISSSVTPSMLVNFLLERSSISYTGCGIQLGSADFIASVECFLLAAMAYDRFMAICNPLLYSTKMSTQVCIQLVVGSYICGFLNASLIVMVYFFSFIFCGPNRIDHFFCDFAPLAELSCSDISMSVLLISFSAGSVTMITVFVIAISYSYILITILKMHSTEGRHKAFSTCTSHLTAVTLYYGTVTFIYVMPKSSYSTDQNKVVSVFYMVVVPMLNPLIYSLSNNEIKGALKRHLSMKTRS, from the coding sequence ATGGCATTTCTTCTGGATGGGAACCACACTGCAGTGACAGAGTTCATTTTATTGGGTTTAACAGATGACCCAGTCCTTAAAGTCATCCTCTTCACCATCATCCTGTGCATCTACCTGGTGACTGTGTCTGGGAACCTCAGCACCATCCTTCTCATCAGAGTCTCTTCCCAGCTCCATCAccccatgtacttttttctcaGCCACTTGGGTTCTGTTGACATAGGCATTTCATCTTCTGTCACACCCAGTATGCTTGTCAACTTCTTGCTGGAGAGAAGCAGTATCTCCTACACTGGATGTGGCATCCAGCTTGGTTCAGCTGATTTCATTGCATCTGTTGAATGCTTCCTTCTGGCTGCCATGGCTTATGATCGTTTCATGGCAATCTGCAACCCACTACTTTATTCCACCAAAATGTCCACACAAGTATGTATCCAGCTGGTTGTGGGATCTTATATATGTGGTTTTCTTAATGCTTCCCTCATCGTCATggtttactttttctcttttatcttctgTGGACCAAATAGAATAGAtcattttttctgtgattttgctCCTTTAGCAGAACTCTCCTGTTCTGATATCAGCATGTCTGTACTTCTTATATCATTTTCTGCTGGCTCAGTTACTATGATTACAGTGTTTGTCATAGCCATCTCCTATTCCTACATCCTCATCACTATCCTGAAGATGCATTCCACTGAGGGCCGACACAAAGCATTCTCCACCTgcacctcccacctcactgcagTCACTCTCTATTATGGAACTGTCACCTTCATTTATGTGATGCCCAAGTCCAGCTACTCCACAGACCAGAACAAGGTAGTATCTGTGTTCTATATGGTGGTGGTCCCCATGTTGAACCCCCTCATCTACAGCCTCAGCAATAATGAGATTAAAGGTGCTCTGAAGAGACATCTTAGTATGAAAACACGTTCTTAG